One segment of Castanea sativa cultivar Marrone di Chiusa Pesio chromosome 3, ASM4071231v1 DNA contains the following:
- the LOC142627068 gene encoding putative clathrin assembly protein At1g25240 — protein MRLWKKAAGALKDRNSILIASISRKSAYRNPDLEAVIIKATSHDESYLDYKNSQRVFQWVRTSPIYVKPLMWGLSTRMEKTRNWVVALKGLMLMHGIFHCKTPGVQMIGRLPFDLSSFSDAHSKQDKAVAYNVFIRAYFLFLDQKSAFLAAEMKVQRVLRSKQMEEPLVDELTRLQKWQSLLDMLLQIKPPAETTIVTLILEAMECAIVEIYDVYSKFCSGMAHALLRIYEDGGKVEASMALRILQKAREQSGELTRHFEFCKYIGVLNATEFPKVEQVPEEDIKDLERIINGVPKRKSIDGMVMPQEDKAIVVKGNGEIVEHRESKRLLRTIITDKWEVFEDNLMSDWGGSSSDVRSTTTTASSNALVTFVPASSNQDIPDLINF, from the coding sequence atgaggCTGTGGAAAAAGGCAGCCGGAGCTTTGAAAGATAGGAATAGCATATTGATCGCAAGCATATCAAGGAAGTCAGCATATCGTAACCCTGATCTTGAAGCAGTGATCATCAAGGCCACAAGCCATGATGAATCCTACCTTGATTACAAGAACTCTCAAAGGGTCTTTCAATGGGTACGTACCTCTCCTATTTATGTGAAACCTTTAATGTGGGGGTTATCTACGCGTATGGAAAAGACTCGGAATTGGGTTGTGGCCTTGAAGGGTTTAATGCTCATGCATGGCATTTTCCACTGCAAAACCCCAGGCGTACAAATGATTGGCAggttaccatttgatctatcaAGTTTCTCTGATGCTCATTCAAAACAAGACAAGGCAGTGGCTTACAATGTTTTCATTCGtgcttattttctatttctggACCAAAAGTCTGCTTTCTTAGCGGCAGAGATGAAGGTACAAAGAGTACTACGTTCGAAACAAATGGAGGAACCGCTGGTGGATGAGCTTACAAGGTTACAGAAATGGCAATCTTTGCTTGACatgctgcttcaaatcaagcCACCGGCTGAGACTACGATTGTTACTCTCATTCTTGAAGCTATGGAATGTGCAATCGTGGAGATATACGATGTTTACAGCAAGTTTTGCAGTGGGATGGCGCATGCTTTGTTAAGGATATACGAGGATGGCGGGAAGGTTGAAGCGTCAATGGCGCTTAGAATTCTTCAAAAGGCAAGAGAGCAAAGTGGAGAACTCACTcggcattttgaattttgcaAGTACATTGGTGTTCTTAATGCTACCGAGTTCCCAAAGGTTGAGCAAGTCCCGGAAGAAGATATTAAagatcttgagagaataatcaATGGGGTTCCCAAGAGGAAGAGCATAGATGGAATGGTCATGCCACAGGAGGACAAGGCCATTGTGGTGAAAGGAAATGGTGAAATTGTTGAACACAGGGAGTCAAAGAGACTTTTGAGGACAATAATTACGGATAAATGGGAGGTTTTTGAAGACAATTTAATGTCTGATTGGGGAGGAAGTTCCTCTGATGTTAGAAGCACTACCACTACAGCCTCTTCAAATGCATTAGTAACGTTTGTACCTGCTTCTTCTAATCAAGACATTCctgatttaattaatttctag